Proteins from one Paenibacillus amylolyticus genomic window:
- a CDS encoding SwmB domain-containing protein: MFVRKMARKGLASLMILMLVTQGILAGWVGVESAYAADELTEKGIRTTSPAVNEQQASGSAPLTIDFIKPVKKIDTSTEEITVYRVQDDSVVTNVSVANAAVTVIADDAATDAYLGKRVQIQLPAALPGGSFYVTIGSQSFVYGDGQPVEGLNKEWTFRTSGVSTAQLTGQSPLNAAANVSPSANIQLTYDRAMKVGAGKLQIYRGSTLLEEIDAKSTRISFNTARTTVTIDPVNNWANNSTIYIAVPEGFLRDDLNNDTGAIQRTTWGFNVVSDPTALTVSSLSPVNGATGVSLTNEFTLTFNKDLDRNFTSSATVKNANGGILATTTLISTSNPRQLRIIPQTTLTSNTTYTVDIPANVFRDQTGNLFTGLNGTTSWTFRTLTVDTTPPVLKTAKMYSNTIIRLTYDELLSSIDPFASSFTVTVNGENRNVSSSYVSGDSVYVVLDTGVAVGQVVRIAYAPGTGTRKIQDLSLNAAPAFGARDVENSLDSIMSKPREGTAYYNTISLYYPETVYISSSDAVRQFSVTADGSAVGISSISTNNSSLVTLNLSRSIQNGEVVQVSYAPGSWPVKDSRGQALAGFNGFYVRNSIDTKPPEFKSAEVSGTTMWIRYNEPLSRTNKPLKSQYSVLVDGKAVFVNDSEIEDDLITLTLANTVASTQNVTFSYVPGSLRLTDLNNNPAGYVNLAPVKYTFGNGKILSATLQGDKVYINFRDVLQAQTALTASQFSVQLGGTTTNVLNASISGSIVTLNLSNSATAGQTGTVSYTPGAVPLRDALNNTITAFGPLPLQQNGSSSTGNQTNSRPSWLTEQDSSSYGQALLVMSTDTAATASMMSRNNRSTRQFNVDGAKLLQAFQYATTTGKTTQPVVFEVPASESSAYVGFPLNTLAQVALSNRTGSIGVKYGDRLWMVPLSNLDVSAMSQSVGETQPTPMPPTSMYRWRRFLSPVQERSTECWRLLEHRNLVMLQTSTSLHLVEIRING, from the coding sequence GTGTTTGTGAGAAAAATGGCCCGTAAGGGATTAGCTAGTCTTATGATTTTGATGTTAGTCACTCAAGGGATACTCGCCGGATGGGTAGGAGTTGAGTCCGCATATGCCGCTGATGAGTTAACGGAAAAAGGAATTCGCACAACGTCACCTGCTGTGAACGAACAACAGGCGAGTGGATCAGCACCACTGACAATTGATTTTATTAAGCCAGTAAAGAAAATCGACACTTCTACTGAGGAAATTACTGTTTACCGAGTTCAGGATGACTCGGTTGTAACAAATGTTTCCGTAGCGAATGCAGCTGTGACTGTCATTGCAGATGATGCAGCTACTGATGCTTATCTGGGGAAACGTGTGCAAATCCAGCTTCCTGCAGCTCTGCCTGGAGGGTCATTCTATGTTACGATTGGTAGCCAGTCTTTCGTATATGGGGACGGTCAACCGGTTGAGGGATTGAATAAAGAGTGGACATTCCGAACATCAGGAGTTAGTACAGCTCAATTAACTGGGCAGTCTCCTCTTAACGCAGCTGCGAATGTATCTCCTTCAGCCAATATTCAACTAACTTATGATCGGGCAATGAAGGTCGGTGCAGGCAAGCTCCAGATCTATCGTGGCAGTACATTATTGGAAGAGATTGATGCCAAGTCAACCCGAATTAGTTTCAATACGGCGAGAACCACGGTAACGATTGACCCAGTGAACAATTGGGCGAATAACAGCACGATTTACATAGCAGTTCCGGAAGGTTTTTTGCGTGATGACCTGAACAATGATACGGGAGCCATTCAACGAACGACGTGGGGGTTCAATGTAGTATCCGATCCCACAGCATTAACCGTATCCAGCCTGTCTCCTGTAAACGGAGCAACAGGCGTATCACTCACGAATGAGTTTACGTTGACATTCAACAAAGACCTGGACCGGAATTTTACTAGTTCAGCTACGGTTAAGAATGCAAACGGTGGGATTCTGGCTACGACGACATTAATTAGTACGTCCAACCCGAGACAGTTGCGCATTATTCCGCAAACGACTCTGACAAGCAACACAACGTATACAGTCGATATTCCTGCAAATGTGTTCCGGGATCAGACGGGGAATCTGTTTACGGGTCTGAATGGAACCACATCGTGGACCTTTAGAACGTTGACCGTAGACACAACACCACCTGTACTGAAAACAGCCAAAATGTACAGCAATACGATCATTCGATTAACGTATGATGAGTTGCTCTCCAGTATTGATCCGTTTGCTTCCAGCTTCACAGTGACGGTTAACGGAGAGAACCGGAATGTAAGTTCTTCCTATGTTTCAGGAGACAGTGTGTATGTTGTTCTGGATACTGGTGTAGCCGTAGGTCAGGTTGTCCGCATTGCCTACGCACCGGGAACAGGAACACGTAAAATTCAGGATTTGTCTCTAAATGCGGCTCCTGCATTCGGAGCTAGGGATGTAGAGAACAGTCTCGATTCCATTATGTCGAAACCGCGCGAAGGTACAGCTTATTACAATACAATCAGTCTGTATTATCCAGAGACCGTTTATATTAGCTCCAGTGATGCGGTGAGACAATTCAGTGTTACAGCAGACGGGTCAGCGGTGGGCATCAGCAGCATATCCACCAATAACAGTTCGTTGGTGACGCTTAATCTGAGTCGTTCCATTCAGAATGGGGAAGTGGTACAAGTATCATACGCACCAGGATCATGGCCAGTGAAAGACAGTCGTGGTCAAGCTCTTGCTGGATTCAACGGGTTCTATGTACGGAACAGTATTGATACGAAACCACCTGAGTTCAAGAGTGCAGAAGTGAGTGGTACGACGATGTGGATCAGATATAATGAGCCGCTGAGCCGTACGAATAAGCCACTCAAGAGCCAATATTCCGTATTGGTAGATGGTAAAGCTGTATTTGTCAATGATTCCGAGATTGAGGATGATTTGATTACATTGACGCTAGCCAACACCGTTGCCAGTACTCAAAACGTAACCTTTTCTTATGTGCCAGGCTCCCTGCGGTTAACCGACTTAAACAACAATCCTGCAGGATATGTTAATCTGGCTCCAGTAAAATATACCTTTGGTAACGGGAAAATATTGTCGGCAACTCTTCAAGGGGACAAAGTATATATCAACTTTAGAGATGTACTTCAGGCTCAAACGGCTCTAACAGCTTCACAGTTTAGTGTGCAGCTTGGAGGGACAACAACGAATGTTCTGAATGCTTCCATATCGGGCTCGATCGTGACTCTTAATCTTTCGAACTCGGCAACAGCAGGACAGACAGGTACGGTGAGCTATACTCCGGGAGCAGTTCCGCTGCGAGATGCGTTGAACAATACCATTACAGCGTTTGGACCGCTTCCCCTGCAACAAAATGGCAGTAGTTCAACAGGCAACCAGACGAACAGCCGGCCTTCCTGGCTTACAGAACAAGACTCGTCAAGTTATGGACAAGCTTTGCTTGTGATGAGCACGGATACGGCAGCTACAGCTTCGATGATGTCACGCAACAATCGCTCTACTCGTCAGTTCAATGTAGACGGTGCGAAGCTTTTACAGGCCTTCCAGTACGCAACAACGACTGGCAAAACAACACAACCTGTTGTATTTGAAGTTCCTGCCAGTGAATCTTCCGCTTATGTAGGGTTCCCGCTTAACACATTGGCTCAGGTTGCATTAAGTAACCGTACAGGTTCAATTGGTGTCAAATATGGTGATCGTCTGTGGATGGTCCCATTATCCAATCTGGATGTATCCGCAATGAGTCAATCTGTAGGGGAAACACAACCAACACCGATGCCTCCTACTTCTATGTACAGGTGGAGACGGTTCCTGTCTCCAGTTCAGGAACGATCGACGGAATGCTGGCGGTTGCTGGAGCACAGAAACTTGGTAATGTTACAGACATCTACCTCTCTGCATTTAGTGGAAATACGAATCAACGGGTAG
- a CDS encoding S-layer homology domain-containing protein — MLAVAGAQKLGNVTDIYLSAFSGNTNQRVEQNIKSQLAMQLPVNTPTATSGFTYIDPTTLILANVPHTFVSTTVGVVVKGQLNGNQTIVPVTHSVSYQDTSSHWAGAVIKELSSKWIIGATNGSYYGPNQKITRAEFAELVAKGLGLKGDQNAARRFRDIRGGDLTSAYIGAAAEAGIITGNTDGTFKPESEITREQMALMMVRAMSYGGKTVSLQSSATSTLSKFKDSNKIQSKDSVAKAVQEGIIQGMTARTFEPQGNATRAQAAVMLKRVLDKLEYL, encoded by the coding sequence ATGCTGGCGGTTGCTGGAGCACAGAAACTTGGTAATGTTACAGACATCTACCTCTCTGCATTTAGTGGAAATACGAATCAACGGGTAGAGCAGAATATCAAAAGCCAGCTCGCAATGCAGTTGCCTGTAAATACACCTACAGCAACTTCCGGGTTTACGTATATTGATCCGACTACACTGATTCTGGCGAATGTGCCGCATACGTTTGTGAGTACAACAGTAGGAGTGGTCGTTAAAGGACAACTGAACGGTAACCAGACCATCGTGCCTGTCACTCATTCCGTGAGTTATCAGGATACCTCCAGCCATTGGGCAGGTGCAGTCATCAAAGAATTGTCATCCAAATGGATCATTGGGGCCACAAATGGCTCCTATTACGGACCTAATCAGAAAATAACACGTGCCGAGTTTGCCGAATTGGTAGCCAAAGGTCTTGGATTGAAAGGAGATCAGAATGCTGCACGTCGTTTCCGTGATATTCGTGGAGGAGATCTGACCAGTGCCTACATTGGTGCCGCGGCAGAAGCCGGCATTATTACAGGCAACACGGATGGTACATTCAAACCGGAAAGTGAAATCACGCGTGAACAGATGGCTCTCATGATGGTTCGGGCGATGAGCTACGGTGGGAAAACGGTCTCACTTCAATCCTCTGCTACGTCGACATTGTCCAAGTTCAAGGACAGCAATAAAATTCAGTCCAAGGATTCTGTTGCCAAAGCAGTGCAAGAGGGAATTATTCAAGGCATGACAGCGAGAACATTCGAACCCCAGGGAAACGCGACTCGCGCTCAGGCAGCAGTGATGTTGAAACGGGTTTTGGATAAGCTGGAATATCTATAA